A portion of the Stigmatella aurantiaca DW4/3-1 genome contains these proteins:
- a CDS encoding glycine betaine ABC transporter substrate-binding protein, with product MPGLHLFARMLVAIWVGLLPVSAWADDCTEVRIADVGWTDVTATTALAGEVLHDLGYKGRVELLSLPVTFMGLRNGDIDVFLGNWMPAQADAIQPHLNSGEVVDLGVNLEGALYTFAVPAYVSEAGIKSAADLAAHQAEFKGRIHGIAPGSAANRMVLSLIQQNTYGLKDWTLVESSEQGMLGEVRRAVASGEWIVFFGWKPHPMNSQLSMQYLDDPLETWGPGGGASVVHTVANKGFVERCPNLAKLFQNMKFTTAIEGELMGRILDEKLSPGLVAREWLRAHADQAAAWTRGVRPASAMAGEASPRADVTEPAGEPAHKLPLGDWLERVIRFITAHFTGELRAISRAVTWLLESSVNLLLRIPPLVLIGATALVTYALRRGLALAVAIVAGGLLIWDLGYWQPTMETLVLVLVATALSLLLGVPLGIVAARRPRFYAVLRLLLDLMQTIPTFVYLIPTLMLFGLGVVPGLLSTVVFVLPAPIRLTYLGITSVPKEMIEAGEAFGARPLQLLVKIELPYARKAILEGVTQALMLSLSMVVIAALVGAGGLGSRVVRALNTVDIRQGFEAGLVIVILAILLDRMFKHPAPQRPLS from the coding sequence GTGCCCGGACTTCACCTCTTCGCACGCATGCTCGTGGCGATCTGGGTGGGGCTGCTGCCGGTATCTGCCTGGGCGGATGACTGCACCGAAGTGCGCATCGCCGACGTCGGTTGGACAGACGTCACCGCCACGACCGCGCTCGCCGGGGAGGTGCTTCATGATCTGGGATACAAAGGACGCGTCGAGTTGCTCTCGCTTCCCGTCACGTTCATGGGGCTGCGCAACGGCGACATCGACGTGTTTCTCGGAAACTGGATGCCCGCGCAGGCGGATGCCATCCAGCCGCACCTGAACAGCGGCGAGGTGGTGGACTTGGGTGTCAACCTGGAGGGAGCGCTCTATACGTTCGCCGTGCCCGCATATGTTTCGGAGGCGGGCATCAAGTCAGCGGCCGATCTGGCGGCACACCAGGCTGAATTCAAGGGCCGCATCCATGGCATCGCGCCCGGGAGCGCCGCCAACCGCATGGTGCTCAGCCTGATCCAGCAAAACACCTATGGCCTCAAGGATTGGACGCTCGTGGAGTCCAGCGAGCAGGGCATGCTCGGCGAGGTGAGACGGGCGGTAGCGAGTGGGGAGTGGATCGTCTTCTTCGGGTGGAAACCCCATCCGATGAACAGCCAGCTCTCCATGCAATACCTCGACGATCCGCTGGAGACGTGGGGACCAGGCGGCGGCGCGTCCGTGGTCCACACGGTGGCGAACAAGGGGTTCGTGGAGCGTTGCCCGAACCTCGCGAAGCTCTTCCAGAACATGAAGTTCACCACCGCGATAGAGGGTGAGCTGATGGGGCGCATCCTCGATGAGAAGCTCTCACCTGGGCTGGTTGCCCGGGAGTGGCTCCGCGCCCACGCCGATCAGGCCGCGGCATGGACGCGGGGGGTTCGGCCCGCGAGCGCCATGGCCGGAGAGGCCTCGCCACGCGCCGACGTGACAGAGCCCGCGGGAGAGCCCGCGCACAAGCTTCCGCTCGGTGACTGGCTTGAGCGGGTGATCCGGTTCATCACCGCTCACTTCACGGGGGAACTCCGCGCCATCTCCCGAGCGGTGACCTGGCTCCTCGAGAGCAGTGTGAACCTCCTGCTCCGCATACCACCACTGGTCTTGATTGGAGCCACCGCCCTGGTGACCTATGCGCTCAGGCGCGGGCTCGCGCTGGCCGTGGCCATTGTCGCGGGGGGCCTCTTGATCTGGGACCTGGGCTATTGGCAGCCGACGATGGAGACGCTGGTGCTGGTGCTGGTGGCCACCGCGCTCTCCCTGCTGCTGGGGGTCCCCCTGGGCATCGTCGCTGCCCGGCGCCCCAGGTTCTACGCGGTCCTGCGGTTGCTGCTCGATCTCATGCAGACCATCCCGACCTTCGTGTACCTGATTCCCACGCTGATGCTGTTCGGCCTGGGAGTCGTCCCAGGGCTCCTGTCGACCGTGGTATTCGTCCTGCCGGCACCGATTCGCCTGACGTATCTGGGCATCACCAGCGTGCCCAAGGAGATGATTGAGGCGGGAGAGGCATTTGGCGCCCGCCCCCTGCAACTCCTCGTGAAGATTGAGCTGCCCTACGCGCGAAAGGCCATCCTGGAAGGTGTGACCCAAGCGCTCATGCTCTCGCTCTCCATGGTGGTGATCGCCGCGCTGGTGGGCGCGGGCGGCCTGGGCTCGCGGGTCGTGCGCGCCCTCAATACGGTGGACATCCGTCAGGGGTTCGAGGCGGGACTGGTCATCGTCATCCTGGCCATCCTGTTGGACCGGATGTTCAAGCACCCGGCGCCGCAACGCCCCCTCTCCTGA
- a CDS encoding quaternary amine ABC transporter ATP-binding protein, whose product MISVEHVYKVFGPSPREALARLERGEDRDSIRKATGNIIALADASLEVRRGEILVLMGLSGSGKSTLLRCLNGLVRPERGRVLIEGTAPRIDPTAADAETLRQIRLTRVSMVFQQHSLLPWRTLRQNVALGLEFRDLGRAEINAIVDEKLELVGLGDWKDKYPEELSGGMQQRVGLARALATDADILLLDEPLSALDPLIRMRMQDELLALQRVLQKTMIFVSHDLDEALRLGSRIALMEAGRVVQLGTPAEIVTSPATEYVKRFVANVNPLAILRGGSLMQPLESLPRDPADARVLLLDRTGHCRCTLSAEGRPGVLSIGGKAGRLVAYDETLVLEALPEDVLITGPLETSMRTALTVNHSTGRPMLLLDGDGRLRGVISEWDILRAMVGAREGKRAEPGVEPLSTAV is encoded by the coding sequence ATGATCAGCGTCGAGCATGTCTACAAGGTCTTTGGCCCTTCTCCACGGGAAGCGCTCGCCCGCCTGGAGCGAGGAGAAGATCGGGACTCCATCCGCAAGGCCACCGGGAACATCATCGCGCTCGCGGACGCCTCTCTCGAGGTGAGGCGGGGAGAAATCCTCGTGCTCATGGGGCTGTCGGGCTCCGGGAAATCAACGCTCCTGCGCTGTCTGAACGGCCTCGTCCGGCCCGAGCGGGGGCGCGTGCTCATCGAGGGCACTGCCCCCCGGATTGACCCTACCGCGGCGGACGCGGAGACGCTGCGCCAGATCCGGCTGACGCGGGTCTCCATGGTCTTTCAGCAGCACTCGCTTCTGCCTTGGCGCACGCTGCGCCAGAACGTCGCCCTGGGGCTTGAGTTCCGTGACCTCGGCCGCGCCGAGATCAACGCGATCGTGGACGAGAAACTCGAACTCGTGGGCCTGGGCGACTGGAAGGACAAATATCCGGAGGAGCTGTCCGGAGGAATGCAACAGCGCGTCGGTCTGGCCAGGGCGCTGGCCACGGATGCGGACATCCTCCTGCTCGACGAGCCCCTGAGCGCACTCGATCCCTTGATCCGCATGCGGATGCAGGACGAGCTTCTGGCCCTTCAGCGAGTGCTCCAGAAGACGATGATCTTCGTCAGCCATGATCTCGACGAGGCGTTGAGGCTCGGCTCCCGCATCGCCCTCATGGAAGCCGGGCGCGTGGTGCAGCTCGGGACTCCCGCGGAGATCGTCACCTCGCCCGCGACGGAGTACGTGAAGAGGTTCGTGGCCAACGTCAACCCGCTCGCCATCCTCCGCGGCGGCTCGCTGATGCAGCCCCTCGAGAGCCTTCCTCGCGACCCGGCCGATGCGCGGGTTCTCCTGCTGGACAGGACGGGGCATTGCCGCTGCACGCTGAGCGCGGAGGGCCGGCCCGGGGTGCTCTCGATTGGTGGCAAAGCGGGGCGCCTGGTGGCCTACGACGAGACGCTGGTGCTCGAGGCTCTCCCGGAGGACGTGCTCATCACCGGTCCTCTTGAGACGAGCATGCGCACCGCGCTCACCGTGAACCATTCCACGGGCCGGCCCATGCTGCTCCTGGATGGCGACGGCAGGTTGCGCGGGGTCATCAGCGAATGGGACATCTTGCGCGCGATGGTGGGAGCGCGCGAGGGGAAGCGCGCTGAGCCGGGCGTTGAACCCCTGAGCACCGCCGTGTGA
- a CDS encoding LysR family transcriptional regulator: MSHGSTADLNQMLTFARVVARGSFSVAARELHVPPSTLSRQVASLERRIGLRLLERTTRKLRLTEAGALYYERCSQIARDVEDADSTVRALSLTPRGTLRLSAPPVLGEMFLGPPLAEYVKLYRDMKVELSLNSRRVDLVQEGFDLAMRVAVALDDSSLMARRLGVSTRLLCASPQYVRDHGTPASLAELPAHPTISIGSGHEPWRFLDAKGEVIEVKVEPRVEVNSSALVLELCLAGAGLALIPSFLAATRVAEGSLVQVLPEIRTRPLEVLLLFPSSRQLAPKVRAFLDVVDRHIARQKPWS; this comes from the coding sequence ATGAGTCATGGAAGCACGGCGGATCTCAACCAGATGCTGACCTTCGCGCGGGTGGTCGCGCGTGGAAGCTTCAGCGTGGCGGCGCGCGAGCTCCACGTGCCCCCCTCGACCCTCAGCCGCCAGGTGGCCTCGCTGGAGCGGCGCATCGGCTTGCGGCTGCTCGAGCGGACGACGCGCAAGCTCCGGCTGACGGAGGCCGGAGCGCTGTACTACGAGCGCTGTAGCCAGATTGCCCGAGACGTCGAGGATGCGGACTCCACGGTGCGCGCGCTCTCGCTCACGCCGCGAGGCACGCTGCGTCTGTCAGCGCCCCCGGTGCTGGGAGAGATGTTCCTGGGCCCTCCCCTGGCCGAGTATGTGAAGCTCTACCGGGACATGAAGGTGGAGCTGTCTCTCAACTCGCGCCGCGTGGACCTCGTCCAGGAGGGCTTCGATCTGGCCATGCGGGTCGCGGTAGCGCTCGACGACTCCTCCTTGATGGCACGGCGGCTGGGCGTCTCGACACGCCTGCTCTGCGCGAGCCCGCAGTACGTGCGAGACCATGGCACACCGGCCTCGCTGGCGGAGCTCCCAGCACACCCGACCATCAGCATCGGCTCGGGACACGAGCCGTGGCGCTTCCTCGACGCGAAGGGTGAGGTGATCGAGGTGAAGGTCGAGCCGCGGGTGGAGGTCAACAGCTCCGCGCTCGTGCTGGAACTGTGTCTCGCGGGAGCAGGCCTGGCCCTGATCCCGTCCTTCCTGGCTGCCACCCGGGTGGCAGAGGGCTCACTGGTGCAGGTGCTGCCGGAGATTCGGACGCGACCGCTCGAGGTGTTGCTGCTGTTCCCCAGCTCGCGGCAGCTCGCGCCCAAGGTCCGGGCCTTCCTGGACGTGGTGGACCGGCACATCGCGCGCCAGAAGCCGTGGAGCTGA
- a CDS encoding lysoplasmalogenase, which yields MAPVRLMGGERTAGTMMLAGVGATAAVGYLLALDLERAEIRLVTKALPVTAYIAVICTMTWRAAAMVGSAGLTRREQWTALAGALMFTASDGLLALKLFVRPLPGAGYAIMLLYWSAQLCIAVSARERPAPSPAPASEGALSSDERLS from the coding sequence ATGGCCCCAGTGCGTCTCATGGGTGGTGAACGGACGGCTGGAACGATGATGCTCGCGGGCGTGGGCGCGACGGCCGCGGTGGGCTACCTCCTCGCCCTGGACCTGGAGCGCGCCGAAATCCGGCTGGTCACCAAGGCGCTGCCCGTGACGGCCTACATCGCCGTCATCTGCACGATGACCTGGCGCGCGGCGGCGATGGTGGGCAGCGCCGGGTTGACACGCCGCGAGCAGTGGACCGCGCTCGCGGGAGCGCTGATGTTTACCGCCAGTGACGGCCTGCTCGCGCTCAAGCTCTTCGTGCGCCCCCTTCCCGGCGCGGGCTACGCCATCATGCTGCTGTATTGGTCCGCGCAGCTGTGCATCGCGGTCTCGGCACGGGAGCGGCCCGCTCCGTCACCGGCCCCTGCTTCCGAAGGGGCTCTGTCCAGCGATGAGAGGCTCTCGTGA
- a CDS encoding CHAT domain-containing tetratricopeptide repeat protein, whose product MWQWLGWIAVALCCAAGGTARAESVDARLQEARTAYDEAIKLLATGRYAEAVTQGEHALELREAVLGGTHPEVAHCLDLIGKAYRFQGAYDRAGPLHQRALAIREAALGKDHPDVATSLNNLANLHAEQGLYGQAEPLYERALTIRDAALGKNHPDVATSLHNLATLYHAQGLYGRARPLYERALTIRETVLGKSHPDVAQSLHNLAALYHAQGVYSRAEALCERALAIEEAALGKNHPIVATSLHNLATIYKDQGLYGRAEPLHMRALAIREAVFGKNHSDVAQSLNNLATLYHAQGLYERAEPLYARALAIWEAALGKDHPDVATSLHNLALLYEAQGLFSRAQPLHERALAIREAALGKDHPDVAQSLHNLAALYGDQGFYERAGPLLVRALAIREAVLSRNHPSVAESLNGIAVFYAEQGLYGRAEPLYRRALAIGEAALGKNHPSVTLWLNNFALLQLAQRRLGAAVQLLTRAFEVSEQRLRQEALDFSEARLASFLQFLRIDEERLYALLRAHPDNARVKRLALGAALLLKGRSVEETAGISRAVYRSLGPEEHDTFEQLRGLRTQLASLSFQRPASSQPTHYQQQIQELAKQGDALEADLAKRSAPLRALAALPSPSNIVGRVAAALPKDGALVEFISYEDRPLVPGPGRPAAQHPSQPRYLVLVLLPDATIRARDLGAAGPINAAASRLRDALANRDAAFQVHAQALYQLAFQPLLPLLGKTRRLFLSPDGQLALVPFAALHDGHQFLVDTFDFTYLTSGKDLLPRPQETAPMGSVVVLADPDFSAPLPSPTRAEASEAAERSASGERFFSSLRENPGQRAWSAAPLPGTRQEAQAIQRLIPEAQLFLGPQATKEQLLHLPTPGILHLATHGFFLDDAPASPHSRAVGHFGALGDDPLEARPPDPLLRSGLLLAGVHAPRASSSPTHPLTDSSLATALELAGLDLWGTQLVVLSACDTGRGDVKLGQGVYGLRRAFIVAGAETVVMSLWQVKDDTTSQLMEAYYGNLLAGQGRASALRKAMLALRATRPHPHYWAPFIALGQDTPLRELGTAHPGHGG is encoded by the coding sequence ATGTGGCAATGGCTCGGCTGGATCGCAGTGGCTTTGTGTTGTGCCGCAGGGGGAACAGCCAGAGCGGAGAGTGTGGACGCGCGGTTGCAAGAGGCGCGGACCGCATATGATGAGGCGATAAAGCTCCTAGCGACGGGCCGGTACGCCGAGGCTGTGACACAGGGAGAGCATGCGCTCGAACTGCGAGAGGCGGTGCTCGGCGGCACGCATCCAGAAGTCGCCCACTGCCTGGACTTGATTGGCAAGGCATACCGGTTTCAGGGGGCGTATGACCGGGCCGGACCCCTCCACCAGCGGGCGCTCGCCATCCGGGAAGCAGCTCTCGGCAAGGACCACCCGGATGTTGCCACCTCGCTCAACAACCTCGCCAACCTCCACGCGGAGCAAGGGTTGTACGGCCAGGCTGAGCCCCTCTACGAGCGCGCGCTGACCATCCGGGATGCGGCCCTGGGCAAGAACCATCCCGATGTCGCCACCTCGCTCCACAACCTCGCCACCCTTTACCATGCGCAGGGGTTGTACGGCCGGGCCAGGCCCCTCTACGAGCGCGCGCTGACCATCCGGGAGACGGTGCTCGGCAAGAGCCATCCTGACGTCGCCCAATCGCTTCACAACCTTGCCGCCCTCTACCATGCGCAGGGGGTGTACAGCCGGGCCGAGGCACTCTGCGAGCGCGCGCTGGCCATCGAGGAGGCGGCCCTTGGAAAGAACCATCCCATCGTCGCCACCTCGCTCCACAACCTCGCCACCATCTACAAGGACCAGGGGCTGTACGGACGGGCCGAGCCGCTCCATATGCGTGCGCTCGCCATCCGGGAGGCAGTCTTCGGCAAGAACCATTCCGACGTTGCCCAATCGCTCAACAATCTCGCTACCCTCTACCATGCTCAGGGGCTGTACGAGCGGGCGGAGCCGCTCTACGCGCGCGCGCTCGCCATTTGGGAGGCAGCTCTCGGCAAGGATCATCCCGATGTCGCCACCTCGCTCCACAACCTTGCCCTCCTCTACGAGGCGCAGGGGCTGTTCAGCCGGGCCCAACCGTTGCACGAGCGCGCGCTCGCCATCCGGGAAGCGGCCCTTGGCAAGGACCATCCCGACGTCGCCCAATCCCTCCACAACCTCGCCGCGCTTTACGGGGACCAAGGGTTTTATGAGCGAGCCGGGCCGCTCTTGGTGCGCGCGCTCGCCATCCGGGAAGCGGTTCTCAGTCGGAATCATCCCTCCGTCGCGGAGTCCCTCAACGGCATCGCCGTCTTCTACGCGGAGCAGGGATTGTACGGCCGGGCCGAGCCGCTCTACCGCCGCGCGCTCGCCATTGGGGAAGCGGCCCTCGGCAAGAACCATCCCAGCGTGACCCTCTGGCTCAACAACTTCGCCTTGCTCCAACTGGCCCAGCGTCGCCTCGGTGCGGCCGTCCAGCTGTTGACGCGTGCTTTCGAGGTGTCCGAGCAGCGCCTGCGTCAAGAAGCGCTCGACTTCTCCGAAGCGCGGCTGGCCAGCTTTCTCCAGTTTCTGCGCATCGACGAAGAACGCCTCTATGCGCTGCTGCGCGCGCATCCAGACAACGCCCGCGTGAAGCGCCTGGCCCTGGGCGCTGCCCTCCTGCTCAAGGGCCGTTCCGTCGAGGAGACGGCGGGCATCTCCCGGGCTGTCTACCGGAGCCTGGGGCCGGAGGAGCACGACACCTTTGAGCAGCTGCGGGGGCTGCGCACCCAGCTGGCCAGCCTTTCTTTCCAACGCCCAGCCTCGTCCCAGCCCACGCATTACCAGCAACAGATCCAAGAACTCGCCAAGCAAGGGGATGCCCTCGAAGCGGATCTGGCCAAGCGCTCCGCCCCCCTGCGCGCGCTGGCGGCGCTGCCGTCTCCCTCGAACATTGTCGGCCGCGTGGCTGCGGCCCTGCCCAAGGACGGTGCCCTCGTCGAGTTCATCAGCTATGAGGACCGGCCGCTCGTGCCCGGTCCCGGAAGGCCCGCGGCCCAGCATCCCAGCCAGCCGCGCTACCTGGTATTGGTGCTCTTGCCTGACGCAACCATTCGCGCCCGCGACCTGGGCGCCGCCGGGCCCATCAACGCTGCCGCCTCGCGCCTGCGAGACGCGCTGGCCAACCGGGACGCCGCCTTCCAGGTTCACGCCCAGGCGCTCTACCAACTCGCTTTCCAACCCCTGCTTCCGTTGCTGGGAAAGACCCGCCGTCTCTTCCTCTCGCCGGATGGCCAGCTGGCCTTGGTGCCCTTCGCGGCACTCCACGATGGCCACCAATTCCTCGTCGACACCTTCGACTTCACTTACCTCACTTCCGGCAAGGATCTGCTGCCCCGTCCCCAGGAGACGGCCCCCATGGGCTCCGTCGTCGTTCTTGCCGATCCGGACTTCAGCGCTCCTCTCCCATCTCCCACCCGCGCAGAAGCCTCTGAGGCAGCCGAACGCTCCGCTTCCGGAGAGCGTTTCTTCTCCTCGCTGCGTGAGAACCCGGGGCAGCGCGCCTGGAGCGCTGCCCCCCTTCCTGGCACCCGGCAGGAGGCCCAGGCCATCCAACGCTTGATTCCGGAGGCCCAACTTTTCCTCGGCCCCCAGGCCACCAAGGAACAGCTCCTGCATTTGCCGACCCCCGGCATCCTCCACCTGGCCACACATGGATTCTTCTTGGATGATGCCCCCGCTTCTCCTCACTCCCGCGCCGTTGGCCACTTTGGAGCCTTGGGCGACGACCCTCTCGAAGCGCGTCCACCCGATCCCCTGCTGCGCTCCGGTCTTCTCCTCGCCGGGGTGCATGCGCCCCGCGCCTCGTCCAGTCCGACCCATCCCCTGACGGACAGCTCGCTGGCGACAGCCCTGGAGCTGGCAGGGCTCGATCTGTGGGGCACTCAGCTCGTGGTCCTCTCCGCTTGCGACACCGGACGAGGCGACGTCAAGCTCGGACAAGGCGTCTACGGGTTGCGGCGTGCCTTCATTGTGGCGGGCGCCGAAACGGTGGTGATGAGCCTGTGGCAGGTGAAAGACGACACCACCTCACAGCTGATGGAGGCCTACTACGGCAACTTGCTGGCCGGGCAGGGGCGGGCCTCTGCCCTGCGCAAGGCCATGCTCGCGCTGCGCGCCACCCGGCCTCATCCTCATTACTGGGCACCTTTCATCGCTCTGGGCCAGGACACCCCGCTGCGCGAGCTGGGGACCGCCCACCCAGGCCACGGAGGTTGA
- the betC gene encoding choline-sulfatase, whose translation MNQTRPNILFIMADQLAPQFLPVYGHRVVKAPAIERLAGQGVVFDATYCNAPLCAPARYSLMTGRLPSRIGAWDNATELSAEIPTFAHYLSSLGYHTCLSGKMHFCGPDQLHGFQERITTDVYPSDFTWTPDWDDPSRVLDWFHTMDVVRNAGPCVRSSNLDYDDEVAFTSARYLFNHARQDTGRPFCLVASFIHPHDPYTIRPEYWSMYDAAEIDMPQVSEQDAPFDPHSERLRRAIGMNDPAPTPNQVRNARHAYYGAVSYIDGQVGALLRALEESGQAGNTIVIFTSDHGDMLGERGLWYKMCWFEHSARVPLIVSFPSAFSPRRVAAAASHVDLLPTLMDLASGGGGFDYPTPLEGRSLLPELSGKEGRDEAIGEYFAEGTRTPLFMIRRGSRKFVMCDGDPDQLYALDADPHELRNLADVPSHDSEVHAFRAEARARWDVERLRGQVLESQRRRRYLAGVMRGTGVSWDHQPLVDASKAYIRNNLPIYELERRSRFP comes from the coding sequence ATGAACCAGACCCGACCGAATATCCTCTTCATCATGGCCGATCAGCTCGCGCCGCAGTTTCTGCCAGTTTATGGGCATCGCGTGGTGAAGGCGCCCGCCATCGAGCGGCTCGCCGGCCAGGGCGTCGTCTTCGATGCCACCTACTGCAACGCCCCCCTCTGTGCTCCCGCACGCTACTCCCTCATGACCGGGCGGCTGCCATCCCGCATCGGAGCCTGGGACAACGCCACTGAACTCTCCGCCGAGATCCCGACCTTCGCGCACTATCTCTCGAGCCTCGGTTACCACACCTGCTTGAGTGGCAAGATGCACTTCTGCGGCCCTGATCAGCTCCACGGCTTCCAGGAGCGGATCACCACGGACGTCTATCCCTCCGACTTCACCTGGACGCCCGACTGGGACGACCCCTCGCGCGTGCTCGACTGGTTCCACACCATGGATGTCGTGCGCAACGCCGGCCCCTGCGTCCGTTCGAGCAACCTGGACTACGACGATGAGGTCGCCTTCACCTCGGCGCGCTACCTCTTCAACCATGCGCGGCAGGACACCGGACGGCCCTTTTGCCTTGTCGCCTCCTTCATCCATCCGCACGACCCGTACACGATCCGCCCCGAGTACTGGTCGATGTATGATGCGGCGGAGATCGACATGCCGCAGGTCAGTGAGCAGGACGCTCCGTTCGATCCACACTCGGAGCGGTTGCGGCGCGCGATTGGAATGAACGATCCGGCACCGACCCCCAACCAGGTCCGCAACGCGCGGCACGCCTATTACGGTGCGGTCAGCTACATCGACGGGCAGGTCGGCGCGCTCCTGCGGGCGCTCGAGGAGTCCGGACAGGCCGGGAACACGATCGTGATCTTCACAAGCGATCACGGTGACATGCTCGGAGAGCGCGGCCTCTGGTACAAGATGTGCTGGTTCGAGCACTCGGCCCGCGTCCCTCTGATTGTCTCTTTTCCCTCCGCGTTTTCGCCACGGCGCGTCGCGGCTGCCGCCTCGCATGTGGATCTGCTGCCGACGCTCATGGACCTGGCGAGCGGCGGGGGAGGGTTCGATTATCCAACCCCCCTGGAGGGCCGGTCCCTGCTGCCAGAGCTCTCGGGAAAGGAGGGCCGGGATGAGGCAATCGGCGAGTATTTCGCCGAGGGCACCCGCACGCCGCTCTTCATGATTCGGCGGGGCTCTCGGAAGTTCGTCATGTGTGACGGGGATCCGGATCAGCTCTACGCACTCGACGCCGATCCACACGAGCTGCGCAACTTGGCAGACGTCCCCTCGCATGACTCCGAAGTGCACGCGTTTCGCGCCGAGGCGCGCGCTCGCTGGGACGTGGAGAGACTCCGAGGCCAGGTCCTGGAGAGCCAGAGGCGTCGGCGCTACCTCGCCGGGGTGATGCGCGGGACTGGCGTGAGCTGGGACCATCAGCCGCTCGTGGATGCCTCGAAGGCCTACATCCGCAACAACCTGCCCATCTACGAGCTCGAGCGCCGCTCCCGCTTCCCTTGA
- a CDS encoding MBL fold metallo-hydrolase, with product MTPVQPRTRLLFPLRRRATALAAVLLTACGDSSTGTGQPKSTLDQAVQAMGGAEALQAVTNEVVEASGSRQSPEQGSSISTPRHLSNFRYIRTDELDGDKLHIEHDHVTTYLSPERYQFTEVVNGASGFVDGKDTVFTPAQTSGMFTSRATAELGHTRLTSPLRVLRKALANPAIVQEEQDLEVDQHRFKVLVFREEGEPELRLLIDPETFLPAAARVLEDQPPLGDTVVEAWFSDYRDVSGVKYPYHLRITLDGVEAHAEDRERIMVNVSVPAQSYEVPASFQPPAQPVVPALADFGKRSTQLLQGLKYLTQTFFYFDQSGLPITLNELAPGVVHVVGPSHHSLLVEMKDYLVLVDTPLFYPERSEATLAAIKAKYPGKPIRYVIASHFHSDHIGGIRHFVADGGVTVLAGEPSVPFYQRAFSNPHTLVPDRLARNPVPVTVEGVKTLKVLDDGVHSVEAHRIQSIHSNDMVIVYLPKEKVLFVADLFNPNLFPSNQPAPYVWGVASGGLYDEIQRLGLDVERIAGGHGSGTGTMEVLRITGAR from the coding sequence ATGACTCCAGTGCAACCCAGGACGCGGCTCCTTTTTCCCCTGAGACGGAGGGCCACGGCGCTGGCGGCCGTGCTCCTGACGGCCTGCGGCGATTCTTCCACCGGCACCGGGCAGCCGAAGTCCACCCTGGACCAGGCCGTCCAAGCGATGGGCGGGGCCGAGGCGCTCCAGGCGGTGACCAACGAGGTGGTGGAGGCCTCTGGGTCACGCCAGTCGCCTGAGCAAGGCTCCTCCATCTCGACGCCTCGCCATCTGTCGAACTTCCGGTACATCCGGACCGATGAACTCGACGGGGACAAGCTCCACATCGAGCACGACCACGTCACCACCTATCTCAGCCCGGAGCGCTACCAGTTCACGGAGGTCGTCAATGGCGCGAGCGGCTTCGTGGACGGGAAGGACACGGTCTTCACTCCGGCCCAGACGAGCGGGATGTTCACCTCGCGCGCGACCGCCGAGCTGGGGCACACGCGCCTGACGTCTCCGCTCCGCGTGCTGCGCAAGGCCCTGGCCAATCCCGCCATTGTCCAGGAGGAGCAGGATCTGGAGGTGGACCAGCACCGGTTCAAGGTCCTGGTCTTCCGGGAGGAGGGAGAGCCGGAACTCCGGCTGCTGATCGATCCGGAGACCTTCCTGCCAGCCGCGGCGCGCGTGCTCGAGGATCAACCGCCGCTCGGCGACACGGTGGTAGAGGCCTGGTTCAGTGACTACCGGGACGTCAGTGGAGTGAAGTACCCCTACCACCTTCGGATCACGCTGGATGGCGTGGAGGCCCACGCGGAGGATCGCGAGCGCATCATGGTCAACGTCTCGGTTCCAGCGCAGTCCTATGAGGTGCCGGCCTCGTTTCAGCCTCCCGCTCAGCCCGTGGTGCCGGCGCTCGCGGACTTCGGCAAGCGCTCGACCCAGTTGCTGCAGGGCTTGAAGTACCTGACGCAGACGTTCTTCTACTTCGATCAGTCTGGCCTGCCCATCACCCTCAACGAGCTGGCACCGGGGGTGGTGCATGTCGTAGGGCCATCGCACCACAGCCTGCTGGTCGAGATGAAGGACTACTTGGTGCTCGTGGACACGCCGCTCTTCTATCCGGAGCGCTCCGAGGCGACGCTGGCCGCGATCAAGGCGAAGTATCCGGGCAAGCCCATCCGGTATGTCATTGCCTCGCACTTCCACTCGGATCACATCGGCGGCATCCGGCACTTCGTGGCGGACGGCGGCGTCACCGTGCTCGCGGGCGAGCCCTCGGTGCCGTTCTACCAGCGGGCCTTCTCCAACCCGCACACGCTGGTGCCGGATCGGTTGGCGCGCAACCCCGTCCCGGTCACCGTGGAGGGAGTGAAGACCCTCAAGGTATTGGATGACGGCGTGCACTCGGTGGAGGCGCATCGCATCCAGAGCATCCACAGCAACGACATGGTCATCGTGTACTTGCCCAAGGAGAAGGTCCTGTTCGTCGCGGACCTGTTCAACCCGAATCTGTTCCCCTCGAACCAGCCGGCGCCGTACGTCTGGGGCGTGGCCTCAGGCGGGCTCTATGACGAGATTCAGCGGCTCGGCTTGGACGTCGAGCGGATCGCGGGTGGCCACGGCTCCGGGACGGGCACGATGGAGGTCCTGCGCATCACGGGCGCGCGCTGA